One window of the Acidimicrobiales bacterium genome contains the following:
- a CDS encoding cytochrome c oxidase subunit 3: MTLATAEAVTEPTRSPETGGRSIARWGMAVLIATEAMIFATLLSSYIFVRAASKEWPLGHIEPPKLGLIWFFTAVLLGSSGPMFFAEHGIKKGNQTRLRLGLALVFLMGASFLGFLAYEYHELDFGIRDNAYGTLFYTITGLHAAHVIGGLLMIGMLQIKAWMGKFTAERHETVAVIGMYWHFVDVVWIFVFATLYLSAQFG; this comes from the coding sequence ATGACGCTGGCCACGGCCGAAGCCGTTACCGAGCCGACCCGCTCTCCGGAGACCGGCGGGCGCAGCATCGCCCGGTGGGGCATGGCCGTGCTCATCGCCACCGAGGCGATGATCTTCGCCACGCTGCTGTCCTCGTACATCTTCGTGCGGGCCGCCTCCAAGGAGTGGCCGCTGGGCCACATCGAGCCGCCCAAGCTCGGGTTGATCTGGTTCTTCACCGCCGTCCTACTCGGGAGCAGCGGCCCCATGTTCTTCGCCGAGCACGGCATCAAGAAGGGCAACCAGACCCGGCTGCGCCTCGGCTTGGCCCTCGTGTTCCTGATGGGCGCCAGCTTCCTCGGCTTCCTGGCCTACGAGTACCACGAGCTCGACTTCGGCATACGCGACAACGCCTACGGGACGCTCTTCTACACGATCACGGGACTCCACGCAGCCCACGTCATCGGCGGGCTGCTCATGATCGGGATGCTCCAGATCAAGGCATGGATGGGGAAGTTCACCGCCGAGCGGCACGAGACCGTCGCGGTGATCGGGATGTACTGGCACTTCGTCGACGTGGTGTGGATCTTCGTGTTCGCCACCCTCTACCTGTCGGCGCAGTTCGGATGA
- a CDS encoding ubiquinol-cytochrome c reductase cytochrome b subunit: MGDPTTGTRDVPTGTGVAVGDGNGSRPRPPVSKRLGRWLDDRLGTTKFTRSALNKVFPDHWSFLLGEIAMYCLVVLVLTGVFLTFFFDASTEKVVYHGSYESLRGVEMTAAYRSVVQLSWDVRAGLVMRQIHHWAALVFVAAIVAHLCRVFFSGGFRRPREINWMIGVTLLVLAVANGFTGYSLPDDLLSGTGLHIMYAVVLGIPLVGPWMAFLLFGGEFPAESIISRLYVMHILLIPALIFGLLGAHLAIVWRQKHTQFSAPGRREGNVRGSYLWPNYTAKSIGLFFLVSAVLAALAGLAQINPVWLYGPFHPETVTTAAQPDWYVGWLEGALRLFPAWEPRVFGITIPNAFFPGAVVPGLTFGLLYAWPFLEARCTGDRQTHHLLDRARDRPVRTAIGAAVLSFYFVLTLAGGQDIIAQKFNLDIATVVWALRGLLVALPAGIALLSYKLCNDLAGEHRLEHEKEEARRLLLGDGDGGAPLAGADRTPVA; the protein is encoded by the coding sequence ATGGGTGACCCGACGACGGGTACTCGCGACGTTCCCACCGGAACCGGTGTCGCCGTGGGCGACGGCAACGGGTCACGCCCGAGACCGCCCGTTTCGAAGCGCCTGGGGCGGTGGCTCGACGACCGCCTCGGCACCACGAAGTTCACGCGGAGCGCGCTCAACAAGGTCTTTCCGGACCACTGGTCGTTCCTGCTGGGCGAGATCGCCATGTACTGCTTGGTGGTCCTCGTCCTCACCGGTGTGTTCCTCACGTTCTTCTTCGACGCGAGCACCGAGAAGGTGGTCTACCACGGCAGCTACGAGTCCCTCCGGGGTGTGGAGATGACCGCCGCATACCGCTCGGTCGTGCAGCTCAGCTGGGACGTGCGTGCGGGACTCGTCATGCGCCAGATCCATCATTGGGCCGCGCTCGTGTTCGTGGCGGCGATCGTGGCCCACCTGTGCCGGGTCTTCTTCAGCGGCGGCTTCCGGCGGCCTCGGGAGATCAACTGGATGATCGGTGTCACGCTGCTCGTGCTGGCCGTGGCCAACGGGTTCACCGGCTACTCGCTTCCCGACGACCTGCTTTCCGGCACCGGGCTCCACATCATGTACGCCGTAGTGCTCGGCATCCCGCTGGTCGGTCCGTGGATGGCCTTCCTGTTGTTCGGTGGCGAGTTTCCGGCCGAGTCGATCATCTCGCGGCTGTACGTCATGCACATCCTGTTGATCCCGGCGCTCATCTTCGGGCTGCTCGGCGCCCACCTCGCCATCGTGTGGCGGCAGAAGCACACGCAGTTCTCCGCTCCCGGCCGGCGCGAGGGAAACGTGCGGGGCTCGTACCTGTGGCCCAACTACACGGCGAAGAGCATCGGTCTGTTCTTCCTCGTGTCCGCCGTGCTGGCCGCCCTGGCCGGGCTGGCGCAGATCAACCCGGTGTGGCTGTACGGCCCGTTCCACCCGGAGACGGTCACGACGGCGGCACAGCCGGACTGGTACGTGGGCTGGCTCGAAGGCGCGCTCCGGTTGTTCCCGGCCTGGGAGCCTCGGGTGTTCGGTATCACCATCCCGAATGCCTTCTTCCCGGGCGCCGTCGTGCCCGGCCTGACCTTCGGACTGCTGTACGCCTGGCCGTTTCTCGAGGCCCGATGCACCGGCGACCGCCAGACCCACCACCTGCTCGACCGGGCACGGGACCGGCCGGTGCGCACCGCCATCGGAGCCGCCGTCCTCAGCTTCTACTTCGTCCTCACCCTGGCGGGCGGGCAGGACATCATCGCCCAGAAGTTCAACCTCGACATCGCCACCGTGGTGTGGGCACTGCGGGGCCTGCTGGTCGCCCTGCCGGCCGGCATCGCCCTGCTGTCGTACAAGCTGTGCAATGACCTGGCCGGTGAGCATCGCCTGGAGCACGAGAAGGAGGAGGCACGCCGCCTGCTTCTGGGGGACGGCGATGGTGGCGCGCCCCTAGCAGGTGCGGACCGCACCCCGGTCGCCTGA
- a CDS encoding cytochrome c oxidase assembly protein, producing the protein MPEVLGPVVAVTAAAWTYAVGMGRRSAAGRPAPAAEVTVYGTGLLTLLVVLLPPFEELAERRLWAHMVQHVTIVAVAAPLLVLGNTSGVLTAGLPRSWRARGPVAVQPSRFEDPARATVLAAVALVGHTGALWAWHLPSLYEPALRSAPVHALEHASLFVTALFFWLVVAGSRRRAGSGAAVLVTFVAALQGSALGALMTLAGSSWYPTYAKAATGGGLTPLEDQQVAGVVMWGPCGAIYTLAGVLLLAAWIRRSEREGRPAVSSVGWERSR; encoded by the coding sequence GTGCCTGAGGTGCTCGGCCCTGTCGTCGCCGTCACCGCGGCTGCCTGGACCTACGCCGTGGGCATGGGCAGGCGGTCGGCGGCCGGACGACCGGCTCCGGCCGCGGAGGTGACGGTCTACGGCACCGGGCTGTTGACGCTGCTCGTGGTGCTTCTTCCGCCGTTCGAGGAGCTGGCCGAGCGGCGCCTCTGGGCCCACATGGTCCAGCACGTCACCATCGTGGCCGTGGCCGCTCCCCTACTCGTGCTCGGCAACACGTCGGGCGTCCTGACTGCCGGACTGCCGCGGTCGTGGCGGGCACGGGGGCCGGTGGCCGTGCAACCGTCACGGTTCGAAGACCCCGCCCGCGCCACGGTGCTGGCCGCCGTGGCCCTCGTCGGCCACACCGGCGCCCTCTGGGCCTGGCACCTTCCCTCCCTCTACGAGCCGGCGCTGCGGTCGGCGCCCGTCCATGCGCTGGAGCACGCCAGTCTCTTCGTGACTGCGCTCTTCTTCTGGCTGGTGGTGGCCGGGTCGCGCCGGCGGGCGGGGTCCGGAGCGGCCGTCCTGGTGACCTTCGTCGCCGCGCTCCAAGGCAGTGCGCTCGGCGCGCTGATGACCCTCGCCGGGTCTTCGTGGTACCCGACGTACGCCAAGGCGGCGACCGGCGGCGGCCTCACTCCACTGGAGGACCAACAGGTGGCGGGCGTCGTGATGTGGGGACCCTGCGGCGCGATCTACACCCTCGCCGGCGTCCTGCTCCTGGCCGCATGGATCCGCCGGTCAGAACGGGAAGGGCGGCCGGCAGTCTCCTCGGTGGGTTGGGAGCGGAGCCGCTAA